One Camelus ferus isolate YT-003-E chromosome 21, BCGSAC_Cfer_1.0, whole genome shotgun sequence genomic region harbors:
- the GPATCH4 gene encoding LOW QUALITY PROTEIN: G patch domain-containing protein 4 (The sequence of the model RefSeq protein was modified relative to this genomic sequence to represent the inferred CDS: deleted 2 bases in 1 codon), with translation MSVTPEVKSRGMKFAEEQLLKHGWTQGKGLGRKENGITQALRVTLKQDTYGVGHDPAKEFTNHWWNELFNKTAASLVVETRQDGVQIRRLSKETTHRNHPKPNMLYQKFVKTATLTSSGEKPDKDLESCSDDDSQVPKPPKILTDEMLLQACEGRTAHKAARLGITMKAKLARLEAQEQAFLAHLKGQDPGTPQLPSESKPPKKKKKKRKQKEEEEAIATEGSAEEYRQHTDQSIRKSKKKKRHQEEEVTDERERTAVENEGEETTGTSGPGEHTDQSFRKSKKKRQHHEEKVRVSDNKGCKEATDGVRTEEVESRAYTDPCSRSRKRRQHEEEDLNIENEEAEEAVRWWDQRSRKQILQ, from the exons ATGAGTGTCACTCCAGAGGTCAAGAGTCGTGGGATGAAGTTTGCTGAGGAACAGCTGCTAAAGCATGGATGGACTCAAG GCAAAGGCCTGGGCCGGAAAGAGAACGGCATCACCCAGGCCCTCAGGGTAACGCTGAAGCAGGACACTTACGGG GTGGGACATGACCCTGCCAAGGAGTTCACAAACCACTGGTGGAATGAGCTCTTCAACAAGACTGCAGCCAGCTTAGTAGTGGAAACTAGGCAG GATGGAGTACAAATCAGGCGCCTTTCTAAGGAGACCACTCATCGTAATCATCCCAAGCCCAACATGCTGTATCAGAAGTTTGTGAAG ACGGCCACACTGACTTCAAGTGGGGAGAAGCCAGACAAGGACTTGGAAAGCTGCAGTGATGACGACAGCCAGGTGCCCAAGCCTCCAAAGAT tCTGACTGATGAGATGCTACTCCAAGCCTGTGAGGGGCGAACAGCACACAA GGCTGCCCGTCTTGGGATCACAATGAAGGCTAAGCTTGCTCGGTTAGAGGCCCAGGAGCAGGCCTTCCTGGCTCATCTCAAAGGCCAAGACCCTGGGACGCCTCAGCTGCCATCTGAGAGCAagccccccaaaaaaaagaaaaagaaaaggaagcagaaagaggaggaagaggctatAGCAACTGAAGGGAGTGCAGAAGAGTACCGACAGCACACTGACCAAAGCATcaggaaaagcaagaagaaaaaacgGCATCAGGAGGAAGAGGTcacagatgagagagagagaacagctgTAGAGAACGAGGGAGAAGAGACCACAGGAACAAGTGGGCCTGGGGAACACACTGATCAGTCCTTCAGGAAAAGTAAGAAGAAGAGGCAGCACCATGAAGAGAAGGTGAGGGTCTCAGATAATAAAGGATGTAAGGAGGCTACCGATGGTGTCAGGACAGAGGAGGTAGAGAGTAGGGCATACACTGACCCatgcagcagaagcaggaagaggcgGCAGCATGAGGAAGAAGACTTGAACATAGAGAATGAAGAAGCTGAGGAGGCTGTT AGATGGTGGGACCAGAGGAGCAGAAAGCAGATCCTGCAGTGA
- the NAXE gene encoding NAD(P)H-hydrate epimerase, whose translation MSGLRALLGLGLLVAGSRLPRVRVQASACRAGPTWWGPQRLISGDLRDPEVMASSAVKYLSQEEAQAVDQELFNEYQFSVDQLMELAGLSCATAIAKAYPPTSLSRSPPTVLVICGPGNNGGDGLVCARHLKLFGYQPTIYYPKRPNKPLFTALVTQCQKMDIPFLGEMPPEPMLIDELYELVVDAIFGFSFKGDVREPFHSILSVLHGLTVPIASIDIPSGWDVEKGNSGGIQPDLLISLTAPKKSATQFTGRYHYLGGRFVPPALEKKYQLNLPPYPDTECVYRLQ comes from the exons ATGTCCGGACTGCGGGCGCTGCTGGGGCTCGGGCTGCTGGTTGCGGGCTCGCGTCTGCCGCGCGTCAGAGTCCAGGCCAGCGCCTGTCGCGCGGGACCCACCTGGTGGGGGCCGCAGCGGCTGATCTCGGGTGACCTCAGGGACCCAGAAGTCATGGCGAGTTCAGCGGTGAAGTACCTGAG CCAGGAGGAGGCCCAGGCGGTGGACCAGGAGCTGTTTAATGAGTACCAGTTCAGCGTAGACCAACTTATGGAGCTGGCTGGACTGAGCTGTGCCACAGCCATTGCCAAG GCATATCCACCCACGTCCTTGTCCAGGAGCCCGCCTACTGTCCTGGTCATCTGTGGCCCCGGGAATAATGGAGGAGATGGCCTGGTCTGTGCTCGACACCTCAAACTCTTT GGCTACCAGCCAACCATCTATTACCCTAAAAGACCTAATAAGCCACTCTTCACTGCACTGGTGACCCAGTGCCAAAAAATGGACATCCCTTTCCTTGGTGAAATGCCTCCAGAG CCCATGCTGATTGATGAACTATATGAGCTGGTGGTGGATGCCATCTTTGGCTTCAGCTTCAAAGGTGATGTTCGTGAGCCATTCCACAGCATCCTGAGTGTCCTGCATGGACTCACTGTGCCCATTGCCAGCATCGACATTCCCTCAG GATGGGATGTGGAGAAGGGAAACTCTGGAGGCATCCAGCCAGACTTGCTCATCTCCTTGACAGCACCCAAAAAGTCTGCAACCCAGTTTACCGGTCGCTACCACTACCTGGGGGGTCGTTTTGTGCCACCTGCTCTAGAAAAGAAGTATCAGCTGAATCTGCCACCCTACCCTGACACTGAGTGTGTCTACCGTCTGCAGTGA
- the TTC24 gene encoding tetratricopeptide repeat protein 24 — MHSTQQAFSKSCPANAEKETRDNPILRACAFNLEAAYVETGDPARGLELLLRAQPQKKAQGRCHGDQRFNVALAYQALGNLPQALAWYHKALGRLYNDLGLGYSQLQLFPLAAEAFLQALPLCRGPGEEATVLRNLGMAHNALGNYQKAQEFHQKAADLHGAVGQWWEQGQSFGSLAFALSQLGDHKAARDNYLHALQAVRDTGDMKGQWQACEGLRAAAARLGQHDQALKYYEEALAQCQVRPSIPESNTSLLSPPAAIPSLADMPAFPPPFIHSSMYVFFQAPVTVVNYSPSLASSQPRFAKHLPCTLHIQLVMNVSLSIPGPGPRAHLPLGEQGPLRMENPGILVPKGPQANSSVNNPHPGLEARGVPCLLHSLSSLPLGKPLSASFRSPKQPGETPSRNHQRRHTKSGFCMIM; from the exons ATGCATTCAACACAGCAGGCATTCAGCAAAAGCTGCCCAGCAAATGCAG aaaaagaaaccagggaCAACCCCATTCTCCGAGCCTGTGCCTTCAATCTGGAGGCTGCTTACGTGGAGACCGGGGACCCAGCCAGAGGCCTTGAGCTGCTCCTACGGGCCCAACCTCAAAAGAAGGCCCAGGGCAGGTGTCATGGTGACCAGCGTTTCAATGTGGCTTTGGCCTACCAAGCCCTAGGCAACCTGCCTCAAGCTTTGGCCTGGTACCACAAGGCCCTGG GGCGACTCTATAATGACCTAGGCCTGGGCTACTCCCAGCTCCAGCTGTTCCCGCTAGCAGCAGAGGCCTTCCTGCAGGCCCTGCCCCTGTGCcgggggccaggagaggaggccACGGTGCTAAGAAACCTTGGGATGGCCCACAATGCCCTTGGCAACTATCAGAAAGCCCAGGAGTTTCACCAGAAGGCTGCTGACCTGCATG GTGCTGTGGGGCAGTGGTGGGAGCAGGGCCAGAGCTTTGGCAGCCTGGCATTTGCACTGAGCCAGCTGGGGGACCACAAGGCCGCCAGGGACAACTACCTGCATGCTCTGCAGGCTGTACGGGACACTG GGGACATGAAGGGGCAGTGGCAGGCCTGTGAAGGTCTGAGGGCTGCTGCAGCCAGATTGGGGCAGCATGACCAGGCCTTGAAGTACTATGAGGAAGCACTGGCCCAGTGTCAGGTGAGACCCTCCATCCCAGAATCTAACACTTCCCTGCTATCCCCTCCAGCTGCTATCCCTTCTCTGGCTGACATGCCTGCCTTTCCCCCaccatttattcactcatcaatG tatgttttcttccaggctCCGGTAACAGTGGTGAATTATTCCCCAAGTCTGGCCTCTAGTCAGCCCAGGTTTGCCAAGCACCTGCCCTGCACCCTCCACATACA ACTTGTGATGAACGTGTCCCTCTCCATTCCAGGTCCAGGTCCCAGGGCCCATCTCCCACTTGGAGAACAAGGTCCCCTCCGAATGGAGAACCCTGGCATTCTAGTACCCAAAGGCCCACAAGCCAATAG CAGTGTAAACAACCCTCACCCAGGTCTGGAGGCCCGTGGTGTCCCCTGCCTCCTGCACAGCCTGAGT TCACTCCCACTGGGAaagcccctctctgcctccttcaggTCCCCCAAACAGCCCGGGGAAACCCCCAGCAGGAACCATCAGAGGAGACACACCAAGTCGGGCTTCTGTATGATCATGTGA